Part of the Falsibacillus albus genome, CAATGTCAAAGGACTTTTCTCCTGCAGCTTGCGCGCCCTTTTAGCGGCGATTGTCACCAAGGAATATTTTGAATCGATTTTGTTTAATAAAGAGTCAATCGATGGATAAAGCATATTATTCTACCTCCAACATTTTTTTATAGCGTTTTTCAACTCGTTCCCTGCGGCAATGCTCAGCTTGAACGATGGAATTGATTTTTTCAACGGCGGTGGCCACTTCATTATTCTCAACGACATAATCATATAAATTCATCATTTCAATTTCTGAGCGAGCAGTGTCCATCCGGTTTCGGATTAATTCTTCGGATTCAGTACCCCTTGTGACAATGCGGTTTTGGAGCTCCGATAAGCTCGGCGGAGCAAG contains:
- the rpoZ gene encoding DNA-directed RNA polymerase subunit omega — protein: MLYPSIDSLLNKIDSKYSLVTIAAKRARKLQEKSPLTLDKTVSHKYVGKALEEIHANNLTMKKGVEVSD